The Cryptococcus gattii WM276 chromosome D, complete sequence region ACCAAGGGAGTCACTCGCGTCGTCGAAAGAAAGTAAGCCTGATTCTATTTTATTCGACACAAGGAGGAAGCTCATTTGTGGGTTCGCAGTGCAAGACGACAATTCGCTAGTTCCGACTTCTGGATCATGAAGACCCAAATGGATATGCAAGGCTTCGTTGAGGCAGCAGTGTATGTCTTACCATCGGAGATCATTCGCGGCTAATGAAGAATTTATCAGCTATGAAGATGCTGAGCTTTCTGGTTTGAAcgatgaagaaagagaagtCACCTCTGACACTTTACCCCGCTGGGCTCGGGCGCGGCAGAGATATAGCAAGCGCCAGATGGCATACATCTCTCCGAGGCTGGGCTTACTGAACAACTTACCTATGGCTGTCCCCTTCGAAACCAGAGTGCAAGTCTTCCAGATGTTCATCGAGTAAGTCCTCTTCCTGCCCGATTAGAAAATACCTAACAAGTTGAGTAGGGCGGATAAGGCAAAATTGGGCATTGAATATCACGGCAGAACGTTCAGGTCCTCGGCCAAAATCAGAAGAGACCATGTAGCCCAGGACGGGTTCGATGAACTATCCAACTTGGGTCCAGCCTTGAAAGGGAGGGTCGACATAACTTTTGTGGATAAGTATGGGATTACTGAGGCGGGCATAGATGGCGGTGGGTTGTATAAAGAGTTCCTAACTATGTAGGCTATCATTCGTTTGAAAAAAGAGCATTGTTAATGGGTTGAGTCAGTTTGTCGAAGGAGGTGTTCGATAGCAACCGAGGGCTGTGGCTTACGACCGATCAAAACGAACTTTATCCAAATCCGCATTCTTATGCGTCTGAGTGTAAGAACTACATGGCCATTGAAAACGACTGTACTAATATTACGTATTGCTAGCCCATAATCTGAGTTGGTATCGATTTGTGAGTTACTTCTTGTAGGATGCGAACATTTGAGCTTATTAGCTATCTAGATTGGTCAGGTTTTGGGCAAAGCCATTTATGACGGAATACTGGTCGATGTCACCTTTGCTGCATTCTTCTGTGGGTAATCACGTTGCCCTGCGGTTGAATTAATCTGATAATTTGATGATAGTGGCCAAATGGCTTGGAAGACAGTCTTATTTAGACGACCTCGCTTCTTTAGATAAAGATCTTTACAAGGGCCTTATCAGTCAGTGTCGCTGCCCTCAGCATAAAACGACATGTTGACTTTTCAATTGTAGTTTTGAAGAATGATTCTAAACCGGAGGATATGGCGCTGACATTTTCCACTACTATTGAAGGTGTGTGTGCCAGCGCTCACAGAGACAGCGATGTTGACATTTTGACTGTAGAATTCGGTGTCCAAAGGCAGATTGACCTCATACCTGGAGGCTCCGAGATACCTGTCACAGCAGAAAACAGGCATGAATGTGAGCAAAACGTCGATCGCTTATGGTATACCTGCCAATGAACAATGTAGACATTCAGCTTGTCTGTAAATACAAGCTAGACAAACAAATCGCAGCCCAAAGCAAAGCCTTCTTCATTGGTCTTTCTGATCTTCTTGATTCAAAATGTGGGTTCATTACTGTGTGGTAAAATTCAGTGCTCATAAAAGCCGTAGGGCTGCGCATGTTCGATCAGCAAGAACTCCAGCAACTGATCGGAGGCGAAGAAGTTAGTCCTATTCAATTCTCTTGTTAAATTGATATTGACGCCTGTCATGCATTGTAGAAACCTATCGATCTCAAGGATCTCAAAGCTCACTGCAATTTTGATGGATTTCCGAATGATGTTACTCCAGCCCTCTTTTGGAAGGTCATTCAAGGATTCACTGAAGAGCAAAAGAGGGCCCTGTTGCGTTTCGTAACGAGTTGTTCTAGACCTCCGCTGTGAGTTTTTATCGGCTTTAGATCAAATGTTTTAGGGTGACTGACGTATGGTAATCAGACTTGGATTCTCGCAGCTGAACCCTCAATTTGGAGTGCGGTTTAACGGGGGGGACATGGACAGATTGCCGTCGGCGTGTAAGTCTCAGAATGAATAGCAGACGGTTACCATGCTAATGAATCGTAGCTGCCTGTTTCAACCTTCTGAAACTGCCAGGGTATACCGTACGTTTCGAATAATCTTTTTGAACTTGTTCACTAACCTAATCATGCCAGACTGAGGCGACTTTGAGAGCTAAACTTCTTCAGGCCATCAACTCCGGAGCAGGATTCGATATGTCGTAATTGTTGACTTTCCGAAAATGTAGCATCAGCTATCTTCTGTTCGTTTGTGGGATATAGCATTGTATAGCTTTTGTATGAGTGGACTACGGCACTCAAGAGTTTCATGTTTTATGCATATTCAGGATTATATCATGAGTACGTACGATCCTGACCTCGTATCTTGCAGATGTCTAGCCAGATACATATAATGGACGATGATGACTGCTATCGAATTCAGACTATAGTCCCGCGGTGATTTCGGTCCACCATCCCTTCTCTATCTCACCTAAACCAacctcctcgtcctccaCTTCGCCGAGCCACCTTTCCACATCCTTCCCCGTGATTTtcctctctccctcttccatcttACCCAGCTTTTCTAGAATTTTACTGAGGACTCCTTTGTACTGGCCCTTCGACTCAGCCGGCAAGAGCTCTGTGCGAGTAGCATAAAGGCAAACGCGTACCTGCTGCAGCGCTATGTTTCGCCCGAGCAGCTCGGAATCCCATCCGGATGGGTAAGGAAGATCTTTTCCACCGATAGAAACACCACCGATGTTGAGTGTTCCACCCACCGAAGGCGGAGCTGGGCCCACTCGCAAGAACGTCCAACCAAGGGTCTCACCCGCACGACTTGCATACGTTGTGGCATTGTCAAACAACTGCACAATATTCTTCTGAGCAGTGTCATTGAGTGAGGCCAGCTTTGCCCTTGCCAAGCTAACCTTTGACAAAGAAAGGAAGACTGAAGGTTTAAACTCCCTCGGGGTGTTGGCATCCGTTGGCGAGCCAACAGCCGAAGTCAGGTGAGTTGTAGCTTGTGTCAAATGAGCCCAAGCACTCTGAGCAAGGGGTGCCGGACCAGGGGGAGGCTGGGTGTTAAGGAACATGAGACGATTGGCAATTGTTACGTGTGTGTCGGCCATTGTTGTGAGTATCTCTGGGCGGACGGTACTATCCTCAGCTGGAACAGCATCAAGACTAGTAAGAACAGCACCAATGGCAGTTATAGCCCCATCCAAAGAGTTTTCAATTCCAGATCCAGCCTTGGCTTCTCTCTTGTACATGTCCCAAATGATTCTGTCCATGGTAAGGAGCACTTTAACCTCGGCTAGATCTAATTCAGCTTGGCGTCCCGAGGGAGCAATAGAAGCAGCTCGATCAAGAATGACACGGACTGCGAtctgctcttcttcagtAGGCGGCTGAGGAGTTGGTGTAGATTCCCATAATAACAGGTGAAGGTCGACAAGGGTAAGAACGGTATCGATATATGTGGATGGCGTGGGCAGGTGAGTCTCCCAAGTCGATGTGTTATcgtctccttcatcatcttccttgtctCCCACATCAACTTCCATACTCTGGTTTTCTGCTCCGCCTTCTATATGCTCCAcaacttcttctccctcctctgTATCCTCTCCGCCTTGAGCAACAACGGTCCTAAGATATGCCTCTTGCCCATCCATAACCTCCGCTAGAGTCACCTTGGCATCATTTCGCAGCTTTAAAACCGCTTCGTCCTTCTCGGCATCGTCGGTAGTCCGCAAGTCGTCCATGATGTCGGCCAAAGTAGTGAACGCCTGCGCAAGGTTGAAAGCGACGTCCATAAGCAAAAGGGGAGAATTGCTAAGAGTGGTGGCATGTTGGTAAAGGGTGATGGACTCGCGcaggagaggaagggaagagggagggaggaggaagctGGTAGCAAGAGTATAGAGAGCTCGAGCACTTTCATATATACCATCAGTATCGATCTCATCAAGGGATAGTTTTCGACTTGCCGATTGTATGTGACATCGTAAGTTTCTTTAAACTCTGAGGCCTTTGCATAAAGTTCTACAGCCCGTTCATAGAACCTTTGAGCCTGTACCCTATCAGACTTTGCGTTCTTATCTTGGCCATCATTCTGACGCACCTTTTCGCCATCGCGATACCTCTCGcccttctcctccatctccactCCACCGTCCAAGGCTTCATCATAAGTGCCGTAAGTCTGCTCGCGTTTGTTTTTGCCGGTGCGCTTTGTCTGTTTGCGGCCTTCGTCTTCACTGCGTCTCTTAAGTGGTCTCTTTGGGGGCATCGTCGCGGTTAATGGATATGGTGAAGAAACAGTACTCGAGTACAGGATTTCCGTATTCCTTACGCTTTCGGATAGCAGTCGTTAACACTTACGAGTACTCGTACGGTAATCAGCCGAAAATAACGAGTTGCTGGATTTCTTATCTTATCTGATCCTTCCTTTATCTGCCGGCCTCATGAAGTTAACGAAGAACGGACGGACGGAAGAAACGAAGTACGTAGTGGAAATGCATTTCGTTGATAATAGCTGTATTCTTACCAATCCCTAAATTGAATTAGAGGAGGCAGTCTGTTTAATTTTGATCATTCAAGTAGTTCCATAAGGACCGGAATTACAGTGGACAATGGATAATCCCTTAagcttccttctctttcgTTTATTATCATTATATGAGCGAGGATAAACAGTGAACCACGCCACCGCCGTCCGTCACGAGGAATGAGACTCTTGAGCTTCAGTATCATTAGAACAATGAAGGAAATTTCTCAATTTGGGGGGACAATTTTGATTGTAAAAGGTATCGGTGTCCATGAATTTATATCAGGAGCAGTTGTGTTGGCTACCGCTGTATCCGTCGTCGAACGAGTAACGGGCTGTAGGTCATTCATTGTACCAGAGTCTTCCGTGTCTACAGAGGCAGGGATAGGAGCAGGAACCGGCTTTGGCGTGTCTATCTCAGAGCTGGTGGTAGTTTGAAAGGGTGCTACAGTGGCCGATTCTAACTGTGACATTGTGGATTGGGTCGTCAAGGTGGAGGGTTCCAATGTTGAGTCAGATGGAACTGGTACTAATAAATACACATCCTTTTGAGATGTGGATGTCTCAGTCAGAGAGGGCTGTTGGCTTAGAATGGCAGGACCCGGAGCTGCTGAAGAAtccatttcttctcttgcCTTATCCTCCCTCTCTTTGCTCAGAACCTTGCTCCAGTCAATGGGTTCGGTCAGTCTTGGACTTTCAGAGTCCCTGGAGGGGTTCGTAGCAGATGCAGCTGGGTAGCTCCAACCATCGCTAAAATATTTTGTAAATTCATCGTCCCAGTAGTTTGGGACACTTTTGTTTTCGTTGGGGGCCAGATATTCGTTATGGGCATGATGGGTCGCGAATGATTGGGAAATGAcgaaggatgatgaagaagaggacggATGGGGCATGGGAAGTGGCGAAACAGTAACATTTGCATGTGTGTCATAGAACCAATGCCGTAAGAAGCCTACGGGCTAAAGGGCGAATGCACAATGGGAAGTCAGCTATCCTTTGTAATGATAGAAAATGACAGACCGAGTCCTGCCATCATTTGTGCTAGACCGGAAAGATAGTCCTTCAGGCCAGGTCAGCAACAGCGCATGTACCAACTATAATAATTATTAGTGAAAAACAAATGATTACCGAACATGTTAAGGGCTTCAGCGGAGTACGGCCAAGTCGCCAAATCCGGCCCATcttcacttcttcttcttcgactAGCGTTATCAAGTACGGTAGCTGTCGACGACTCGGAGGTACAAATTGACTTGCAGATGGTGGACGCTTGAATTTTTTCGTATCGCGAAGTGAAAACATTGTTGAGCTTGGAGTATACTGCTTGCTGGTATTCTCCAAGGCGGGTTTAGTCGATGCAAGATCGTACTGGGTGTGGTGGAAATTTGCTGGGACTAATATTCTTCCAAGTCTAGTTTAATATCCAATTGAACTTATGTTCATCATTCTATGGATCGTCTTCTTTCGTTCCAGTTTTGAGCGAAGAACGACGAGTTAGCGGTGATGGCAGATGGCAGTCACGGCAGAATGAAGCTTATCATCCAAAAAGCATGTGGTTGATCGGTACTATTGATGCCGTGAGACATCTATTTAGAGGTCTAGAATTCCAGCAGCACAAATTTATTAAACAATCTGAAAAGTGACGGAGGTTGACAATACCTGTTAAATCATCAGCACAAATTGGTGAAGTCGAGCGGAAGTACGTTAAGCTGCTTAGCACCAGCGTTTGCTGAAAGGATGTCACTGATAAAGGCGAATTATATAAGTGAGAGCGGCGTCGCCAGCGGGCGGGCTGTGGATATGGTGGGAATGCATAGTTATGTTGAATATAACATCAGTATAGTGGATACAGATATATGCAGTTGCAAAACGCTGTTAACTTGCGACGTCAATTCTACCactcttttcctctttcctcaGATCCCCCGCCCTAATTGCGCGTTCTCTAGTTTCTCTTTCAATTCTCATATCTTTCTCAGTGTCGTACTCGAGGCCACTAGTTATATAGGCCTCCCATCCGCATCCCCACCGTTGTTCGTAGAAACTTTTAACCCCAGCAATGGCTTCAAGATCTCCAACAGATGACCAGCGTCTCCTCGACTTCCGCAATGCTACAAACTTCCGCTCCGTCAAGCGTGCGGACCCTTCGATCATTGCCATCCTGGAGACATCAGTGTACTCTGTAATTTATCACTATGATGAGAGGAGTGATAGATGGGAGAAGCAGAAGCAGGAGGGACCATTGTTTGTCGTGAAGCGGTAGGCTTTTTAATGTTGTTGTCTCTGTCAGCGGAGAACCAAGCTGACAATGAACCGTGCGGATAGTGAGAAGAGTCCAGAGTATCTGCTCTACATGCTCAACAGGCAGACGGTGAAGAATCCTGCGATTCCGCTTGTACCAGGAGAAATGAAATTGACGACGCTTGATGATGGAATGTTGCAAGTGGCCCGTAGAGGGGACAGTAAGCCTGCAATGTGATTATGTATGGGTATATCTGACACGGAGCAGAGACAAGAATAGGTATATGGTTTAGTGAAGGGCATGAGATAGTTCAAAAGTTCAGAACTACCGTCCTAGAGTGAGTCATAATGACGTTCACCTAGCCAACAAAGATCCCGCTAAAACGACATTATAGAATTGTTGGAGAACCGTCAAAGCGCCCAGAAGCCTCGTTTTCGCCAACACCGCAAGCATCCCAGTCTGTTTCATCAATAGTTACCCCCTCCGAAGACGGCTTGAGCAAGCTGTTCGCTGGGCTCATGAAAGTAGGTCCAAGGTCCACGGGCATATCATATGCCAGGGGGAGTTATAACTTACTGGAACTCATTAAAGCCGCCGACTACTCAGACCTCCGTCCAGCAGCAGCACATACCGCCTCAGCAAGACGATGTGTTTCCGACCCCAGTGGCAGTCCCAGCGGGCCAGCCGATTATCCCACGCCCCACTCCTGCTCCTGCCCCTGCGCTTGCAACGGTGCCCTCACCAACTCAACCGACAGGGAACATTCAAGCTTCTGCCTCGGTCCCTTTTTCCTTTGCTGCTGCCCAAATAGCCACTCCTGCTTCCGCACCGCCGCCAGAACCAGTAGCTGTTCTGGCGTCTGCTCCCGCGCCCGCCGCTCCAGAGCCTGCC contains the following coding sequences:
- a CDS encoding uncharacterized protein (Similar to TIGR gene model, INSD accession AAW45816.1), with translation MPPKRPLKRRSEDEGRKQTKRTGKNKREQTYGTYDEALDGGVEMEEKGERYRDGEKAQRFYERAVELYAKASEFKETYDVTYNRFLLPPSSLPLLRESITLYQHATTLSNSPLLLMDVAFNLAQAFTTLADIMDDLRTTDDAEKDEAVLKLRNDAKVTLAEVMDGQEAYLRTVVAQGGEDTEEGEEVVEHIEGGAENQSMEVDVGDKEDDEGDDNTSTWETHLPTPSTYIDTVLTLVDLHLLLWESTPTPQPPTEEEQIAVRVILDRAASIAPSGRQAELDLAEVKVLLTMDRIIWDMYKREAKAGSGIENSLDGAITAIGAVLTSLDAVPAEDSTVRPEILTTMADTHVTIANRLMFLNTQPPPGPAPLAQSAWAHLTQATTHLTSAVGSPTDANTPREFKPSVFLSLSKVSLARAKLASLNDTAQKNIVQLFDNATTYASRAGETLGWTFLRVGPAPPSVGGTLNIGGVSIGGKDLPYPSGWDSELLGRNIALQQVRVCLYATRTELLPAESKGQYKGVLSKILEKLGKMEEGERKITGKDVERWLGEVEDEEVGLGEIEKGWWTEITAGL
- a CDS encoding uncharacterized protein (Similar to TIGR gene model, INSD accession AAW45814.1) — translated: MASRSPTDDQRLLDFRNATNFRSVKRADPSIIAILETSVYSVIYHYDERSDRWEKQKQEGPLFVVKREKSPEYLLYMLNRQTVKNPAIPLVPGEMKLTTLDDGMLQVARRGDKTRIGIWFSEGHEIVQKFRTTVLEIVGEPSKRPEASFSPTPQASQSVSSIVTPSEDGLSKLFAGLMKPPTTQTSVQQQHIPPQQDDVFPTPVAVPAGQPIIPRPTPAPAPALATVPSPTQPTGNIQASASVPFSFAAAQIATPASAPPPEPVAVLASAPAPAAPEPAKYETADDLLASILGTAPPAPVIKPSPISQQNVPQQLPAAPAQHRQVSPLSYGSSSIHQASSPVRTYTPQKQAYGQQVNEYPTLAVQQSDLTESNVRKSSKIGDATFAQAAQAAAANAAPIATPPMHTLSPSSRYPAPNDQAQARGQYHARSCSQTSQKYSDNQSNRPTHHVYQRTSTPSSYRNGAESRAVMAEAVVDATVLKEQEDDARVWGIELDATKRKLEFRRRLVDLMMTDEMFMDKVWVAYLERMSAIRSSNNGQWNEG